A single genomic interval of Pyrus communis chromosome 7, drPyrComm1.1, whole genome shotgun sequence harbors:
- the LOC137739809 gene encoding ribosome biogenesis protein WDR12 homolog: MDADGNSEETSRLVLVRFKTDLGHPYKVPESSISIPANLTRFGLSTVVNNLIKSGNPDWESEPFDFLIKNELVRMSLEKFLLAKNISAERILEIEYIRAVVPRKEEEPSLHNDWVSAVDGSSPRFFLTGCYDGLGRVWKAAGACTHILEGHSEPVTSVSIINPKGGESVTVATASKDRTLRLWKFNAEETRKNPLKIRAFKILRGHTAAVQSVAAQTSGNMVCSGSWDSTINLWQTNEPDSEGDTVSTKKRKKTGQEKESQWEGEAVSSLVGHTQCVSTVKWPEPKTIYSASWDHSIKEWNVERGTATSTIYHDKVLNCIDIGGEGSALIAAGGSDPIVRVWDPRKPGTSASIKTFSSHTSWVTACKWHQKSPFHLVSASYDGKVMLWDTRTAWPLFVFDSHKDKALCADWWKGDTVLSGGADFKLCMTSGVSVL; this comes from the exons ATGGACGCCGACGGAAATTCCGAAGAGACGTCGCGTCTGGTCCTCGTCCGCTTCAAAACGGACCTCGGCCACCCCTACAAAGTTCCAGAATCCTCCATTTCCATCCCCGCCAATCTCACCCGCTTCGGCCTCTCGACCGTTGTCAACAACCTCATCAAATCAG GAAACCCCGATTGGGAATCGGAGCCTTTCGATTTTCTTATCAAGAATGAGCTGGTTCGAATGTCGCTCGAAAAGTTCCTTCTTGCCAAGAACATTTCCGCG GAGAGGATATTGGAAATCGAATATATACGGGCTGTGGTCCCACGCAAAGAAGAAGAACCTTCTTTACATAATGACTGGGTCAGTGCAGTTGATGGTTCTAGTCCCAG GTTCTTTTTGACAGGCTGCTACGATGGTTTGGGAAG GGTATGGAAAGCTGCTGGAGCATGTACACATATTCTGGAAGGACACAGTGAACCTGTTACTTCAGTTAGTATAATCAATCCAAAAG GTGGAGAAAGTGTTACCGTGGCTACTGCTTCAAAAGATCGGACACTGAGGCTGTGGAAG TTCAATGCAGAAGAGACCCGAAAAAATCCTTTGAAGATAAGAGCTTTCAAAATTTTACGTGGACATACAGCAGCTGTTCAAAGTGTTGCTGCTCAGACCTCTGGAAACATG GTCTGTTCAGGCTCTTGGGATTCTACTATCAATTTATGGCAGACAAATGAGCCTGATTCAGAAGGTGATACTGTGTcaacgaagaagagaaaaaagacTGGTCAAGAAAAGGAATCGCAGTGGGAG GGGGAGGCTGTTTCTTCTCTAGTAGGCCATACACAATGCGTATCTACTGTAAAGTGGCCGGAACCTAAAACAATTTATTCCGCATCGTGGGACCATTCCATTAAAGAGTGGAATGTCGAGAGAGGCACAGCCACGTCAACAATA TACCATGATAAAGTACTCAACTGCATTGATATTGGAGGTGAAGGTTCTGCTTTGATTGCTGCTGGTGGTTCTGACCCCATTGTTAGGGTATGGGATCCTCGTAAACCAG GAACTTCTGCTTCTATCAAAACTTTCTCATCCCACACTTCTTGGGTTACGGCATGCAAGTGGCATCAGAAGTCTCCATTTCATTTAGTCTCTGCATCTTATGATGGAAAAGTTATGCTGTGGGATACGAGAACTGCT TGGCCCTTGTTTGTCTTTGATTCACACAAGGACAAG GCGCTATGTGCTGACTGGTGGAAAGGTGATACTGTGCTTAGTGGTGGTGCAGATTTCAAGCTTTGCATGACTTCCGGGGTTTCTGTGCTATGA